One Natronomonas moolapensis 8.8.11 genomic region harbors:
- a CDS encoding ATP-dependent DNA helicase: protein MDVADVSGVPPWFAAHLREEGIESLYPPQADAVEAGVAEGNSLVASVPTASGKTLIAQLGMLSAVERGGTALYIVPLRALASEKREEFEAFEPYGVSIGVATGNYEDTGEWLTGKDVIVATSEKVDSLVRNGAPWVDDLDCVVSDEVHLVDDPNRGPTLEVTLAKLRRINPNLQVVALSATVGNAGEMAEWLDAELVDSAWRPIELKTGVQYGQALHFGDGSQRELRVGSNEKPTEAIVRDTLAEDGSTLVFVNSRRNAEGAAKRLANTSCDGLDEDERRQLTDLAEEIRGVSDTETSEDLAACVEKGAAFHHAGCSSEHRSIVEDAFRDRLIKVVSATPTLAAGVNTPSRRVVVRDWRRYSGEAGGMKPLSVLEVHQMMGRAGRPGRDPYGEALLLAKSHDELDELLDRYVWADPEPVESKLAREPSMRTHLLATVASGFADSRAALLNFLDRTLYATQYRRGAGSDDETDTDGRRDPRDGAARDNLERIVDSTLEYLDANDFIDRDGTIGATNLGHTVSRLYLDPMSAAEVLDGLEGASTPTAMGLYHLVSRTPDMYELYLRSGDREEYTMVAYERESEFLGAIPSEFEEERFEDWLSALKTARMLEDWASELDEDEIAERYGVGPGDIRGKVDTAEWLLGAAESLAGELGLECVPTIREARQRVKHGVGEELIDLAGVRGVGRKRARRLYDAGIETRADLREADKAVVLGALRGRTKTAENVLEAAGHPDSGMDGVSPDATAIPGDGERGRAADGTGDDQSNLGDF from the coding sequence ATGGATGTCGCCGACGTGTCCGGGGTGCCGCCGTGGTTCGCCGCGCACCTCCGGGAGGAGGGCATCGAGTCGCTGTATCCGCCGCAGGCCGACGCCGTCGAGGCCGGGGTCGCAGAGGGAAACAGCCTGGTCGCGTCGGTCCCGACCGCGAGCGGCAAGACCCTCATCGCCCAACTCGGGATGCTGTCGGCGGTCGAGCGCGGCGGGACGGCGCTGTACATCGTTCCGTTGCGGGCGCTCGCCAGCGAGAAACGCGAGGAGTTCGAGGCGTTCGAACCCTACGGCGTCTCGATCGGCGTCGCGACCGGCAACTACGAGGACACGGGCGAGTGGCTCACCGGAAAGGACGTCATCGTGGCCACGAGCGAGAAGGTCGACTCGCTCGTCAGAAACGGGGCGCCGTGGGTCGACGACCTCGACTGTGTCGTCAGCGATGAGGTCCACCTCGTCGACGACCCCAACCGGGGACCGACGCTGGAGGTGACGCTCGCGAAACTCCGGCGGATCAATCCGAACCTCCAGGTCGTTGCCCTGTCGGCGACCGTCGGCAACGCGGGCGAGATGGCCGAGTGGCTCGACGCCGAACTGGTCGACTCCGCGTGGCGGCCGATCGAACTCAAAACGGGGGTCCAGTACGGGCAGGCCTTACATTTCGGCGACGGCTCACAGCGCGAACTCCGCGTCGGCTCCAACGAGAAACCCACCGAAGCGATCGTCCGCGACACGCTCGCCGAGGACGGGTCGACGCTCGTGTTCGTCAACTCCCGGCGGAACGCCGAGGGGGCGGCAAAGCGGCTGGCCAACACGAGCTGCGACGGACTCGACGAAGACGAGCGCCGGCAACTGACCGATCTCGCCGAGGAGATCCGCGGCGTCTCCGACACCGAGACCAGCGAGGACCTCGCCGCCTGCGTCGAGAAGGGCGCCGCCTTCCACCACGCCGGCTGTTCGAGCGAACATCGTTCGATCGTCGAGGACGCCTTCCGCGACCGGCTGATAAAGGTCGTCTCGGCCACGCCGACGCTCGCGGCCGGCGTGAACACCCCCTCCAGACGCGTCGTCGTCCGGGACTGGCGGCGCTACTCTGGGGAGGCCGGCGGCATGAAACCCCTCTCCGTGCTCGAGGTCCACCAGATGATGGGGCGGGCGGGCCGTCCGGGGCGGGATCCCTACGGCGAGGCGTTGTTGCTGGCGAAGAGCCACGACGAACTCGACGAGTTGCTCGACCGCTACGTCTGGGCCGACCCCGAACCGGTTGAGTCGAAACTCGCGCGCGAGCCGTCGATGCGAACCCACCTGCTCGCGACGGTCGCTTCCGGGTTCGCGGACTCGCGGGCGGCGCTTTTGAACTTTCTCGACCGGACGCTGTACGCGACCCAGTACCGACGCGGGGCCGGATCCGACGACGAGACAGACACTGACGGCCGGAGAGACCCCCGAGACGGCGCCGCCCGAGACAACCTCGAGCGGATCGTCGATTCGACGCTCGAGTACCTGGATGCCAACGACTTCATCGACCGCGACGGCACAATCGGGGCGACGAACCTCGGCCACACCGTCTCGCGGCTGTATCTCGATCCGATGAGCGCCGCGGAGGTTCTCGACGGGCTCGAGGGCGCGAGCACCCCGACGGCGATGGGGCTGTATCACCTCGTTTCCCGCACGCCGGACATGTACGAGCTGTACCTCCGCTCGGGCGACCGAGAGGAGTACACGATGGTGGCCTACGAGCGCGAGTCGGAGTTCCTCGGTGCGATCCCCAGCGAGTTCGAGGAGGAGCGCTTCGAGGACTGGCTGTCGGCGCTGAAGACCGCCCGGATGCTCGAAGACTGGGCGAGCGAGCTCGACGAGGACGAGATCGCCGAACGCTACGGGGTCGGCCCGGGCGACATCCGCGGGAAAGTCGACACCGCCGAGTGGCTACTCGGGGCGGCCGAGTCCCTCGCGGGCGAGCTCGGTCTCGAGTGCGTTCCGACGATCCGCGAGGCGAGACAGCGCGTCAAACACGGCGTCGGCGAGGAGCTGATCGACCTCGCGGGGGTCCGGGGCGTCGGCCGCAAGCGCGCACGGCGGCTCTACGACGCCGGTATCGAGACCCGGGCCGACCTCCGCGAGGCCGACAAGGCGGTCGTCCTCGGTGCGCTCCGCGGACGAACAAAGACGGCCGAGAACGTCCTCGAGGCGGCCGGCCATCCCGACTCGGGCATGGACGGCGTCAGCCCGGACGCGACGGCGATCCCCGGTGACGGCGAACGCGGGAGGGCGGCGGACGGGACCGGCGACGATCAGTCCAACCTCGGTGATTTCTGA
- a CDS encoding sensor histidine kinase, whose translation MSSDLRSTPFDQRGVSVLHVDDDPSVLDLTSAFLDRELEAVSVATETSPEDALARLESEGFDCLISDYDMPGMNGLELFEAVHEDHPLLPFVLYTGKGSEEIASQAVNAGVTGYFQKGGPDQQRRLANRVEQAAADYHTRIEADRYSTVLRALEYPIYVVDETGVFSYVNDALVEMTGYEREEIIGSPTGIIKDEAAVEEAENQLGSILSHEGPDTAQFPVDIQPKEGDPIPCRDHMAVLPYEGEEFRGSVGILRNTCSEVRREAELERREAELERQNDRLERFASIVSHDLQSPISVATGRIELAKSGIGEGDGEHLDAAMEALDRMETIVEDTLTLARQGDTVGDVEAVSLSTIVEECWRTTDTGGATVEIVEDLRFRADPDRLRNLLGNLFTNAVNHGGDNATVRVGTTEDGFYVADDGPGIPPEDRSDVFNPGYTTSADGTGFGLAIVDEIAAAHGWRVSVAESTSGGARFDIEGVVEAP comes from the coding sequence ATGTCTTCGGATCTGCGCTCGACACCGTTTGATCAGCGTGGGGTGTCGGTGCTGCACGTCGACGACGACCCGTCTGTTCTCGATCTGACGTCGGCGTTTCTCGATAGGGAGTTAGAGGCGGTCTCCGTTGCGACCGAGACGTCACCGGAGGACGCGCTCGCGCGGCTCGAAAGCGAGGGATTCGACTGCCTCATCAGCGATTACGACATGCCCGGCATGAACGGGCTGGAGCTGTTCGAGGCGGTCCACGAGGACCACCCGCTGCTCCCGTTCGTCCTCTACACCGGCAAGGGGAGCGAGGAAATCGCGAGCCAGGCCGTCAACGCCGGCGTCACCGGCTACTTCCAGAAGGGCGGTCCCGACCAGCAGCGCCGTCTGGCGAACCGCGTCGAGCAGGCCGCAGCGGACTACCACACGCGGATCGAGGCCGACCGGTACTCGACGGTCCTCCGGGCGCTCGAGTACCCGATCTACGTCGTCGACGAAACGGGCGTGTTCTCCTACGTCAACGACGCGCTGGTCGAGATGACCGGCTACGAGCGCGAGGAGATTATCGGTAGTCCGACGGGCATCATCAAGGACGAGGCGGCCGTCGAGGAGGCCGAAAACCAACTCGGATCGATCCTCTCGCACGAGGGGCCAGACACCGCCCAGTTTCCCGTCGACATCCAGCCGAAGGAGGGCGATCCCATCCCGTGTCGGGACCACATGGCCGTCCTCCCCTACGAGGGCGAGGAGTTCCGCGGCAGCGTCGGCATCCTGCGGAACACCTGTTCGGAGGTGCGCCGCGAGGCCGAACTCGAACGCCGCGAGGCCGAACTCGAACGGCAAAACGATCGCCTCGAGCGGTTCGCGAGCATCGTCTCCCACGACCTCCAATCGCCCATAAGCGTCGCGACGGGACGCATCGAGTTGGCGAAAAGCGGAATCGGCGAGGGGGACGGAGAGCACCTCGACGCCGCTATGGAGGCGCTCGACCGGATGGAGACGATCGTCGAGGACACACTCACCCTGGCCCGGCAGGGCGACACGGTCGGCGACGTCGAGGCAGTGTCGCTGTCGACGATCGTCGAGGAGTGTTGGCGGACGACCGACACGGGCGGGGCGACCGTCGAGATCGTCGAGGACCTGCGGTTCCGTGCGGACCCCGACCGGCTCCGGAACCTCCTCGGAAACCTCTTTACGAACGCCGTCAACCACGGCGGCGACAACGCCACCGTCCGGGTCGGGACGACCGAGGACGGGTTCTACGTCGCCGACGACGGCCCCGGCATCCCGCCCGAAGACCGATCGGACGTGTTCAATCCTGGCTACACGACGTCGGCGGACGGCACCGGCTTCGGGCTGGCGATCGTCGACGAGATCGCCGCCGCCCACGGCTGGCGCGTCTCGGTGGCGGAGTCGACCTCGGGCGGGGCGCGCTTCGACATCGAGGGTGTCGTCGAGGCGCCGTAG
- a CDS encoding ferredoxin, whose translation MKVRFDRETCIGMFQCTAEWDGFEKDEDEGKADLAGSEEVEPDVFEREVPAEAELDAKFAARVCPVDAIEVYDDDGEQIV comes from the coding sequence ATGAAGGTGCGCTTCGACCGCGAGACCTGTATCGGGATGTTCCAGTGTACTGCCGAGTGGGACGGGTTCGAGAAGGACGAAGACGAGGGAAAAGCCGATCTCGCCGGAAGCGAGGAGGTCGAACCGGACGTCTTCGAACGGGAGGTCCCGGCTGAAGCCGAACTCGACGCGAAGTTCGCCGCGCGGGTCTGTCCCGTCGACGCCATCGAGGTCTACGACGACGACGGCGAACAGATCGTATAG
- the mdh gene encoding malate dehydrogenase, with product MTKVSIVGAAGTVGAAAGYNIALRDIADELVFVDIPDQRETTIGQAADTNHGIAYDSNTTVVQGEYADTAGSDVVVITAGIPRQPGQTRIDLAGDNAPIMEDIGASLDEHNDEYVSITTSNPVDLLNRHLYESGDRDRHKVIGFGGRLDSARFRYVLSERFDVPVGNVDATILGEHGDAQVPVFSKVRVDGTDPDFEGEREAILEDLQESAMDVIERKGATQWGPATGVAHMVEAVLEDTGEVLPGSMVLDGEYGHGNTAFGIPVKLGSDGVEEVIEWNLDDYETELMDEAAAKLEEQYEKIS from the coding sequence ATGACCAAAGTTAGCATTGTCGGTGCCGCGGGCACCGTCGGTGCGGCTGCTGGGTACAACATCGCGCTCCGGGACATCGCCGACGAACTCGTCTTTGTTGACATCCCCGACCAGCGCGAGACGACCATCGGACAGGCGGCCGACACGAACCACGGGATCGCCTACGACTCCAACACGACCGTCGTTCAGGGCGAGTATGCGGACACCGCGGGCTCCGACGTCGTCGTCATCACCGCTGGCATCCCCCGGCAACCGGGCCAGACCCGGATCGACCTCGCGGGCGACAACGCCCCGATCATGGAGGACATCGGCGCGTCGCTCGACGAGCACAACGACGAGTACGTCTCGATCACGACGTCGAACCCCGTCGACTTGCTCAACCGCCACCTCTACGAGTCGGGCGACCGGGACCGCCACAAGGTGATCGGCTTCGGTGGCCGCCTCGACTCCGCGCGTTTCCGGTACGTCCTCTCGGAGCGCTTCGACGTCCCCGTCGGAAACGTCGACGCGACGATCCTCGGCGAACACGGCGACGCGCAGGTACCTGTCTTCTCGAAGGTCCGCGTCGACGGCACCGATCCCGACTTCGAGGGCGAGCGCGAAGCCATCCTCGAGGACCTCCAAGAGTCCGCGATGGACGTCATCGAACGCAAGGGCGCGACCCAGTGGGGTCCGGCGACGGGCGTCGCCCACATGGTCGAGGCCGTCCTCGAGGATACCGGGGAGGTGCTGCCCGGATCGATGGTCCTCGACGGCGAGTACGGCCACGGGAACACCGCCTTCGGCATCCCGGTCAAACTCGGCTCCGACGGCGTCGAAGAGGTAATCGAGTGGAACCTCGACGACTACGAGACGGAACTGATGGACGAGGCCGCGGCGAAGCTCGAAGAGCAGTACGAAAAGATCAGCTGA